One Formosa agariphila KMM 3901 genomic window, ACGCTACTTTAAATATTGACGATACTGTTTATTATATAGTTTTACAATTTTCAGGTAATACTGGTTCAAATTCTATTACTATAGATTTAAATGATTATCCTGCTCACCCAAATCCAACTAATGTTTCCTTATCTATTGTTGTAAATTATAATATAGGACCACCTCCATTCGGAAACGCTAGTAATTTATATACAAATGTTAATCTAGGTTTTGATAATTTCAAAGTTAAAGGTAGCATTACTGGATTCACAGGATTCATCTATGACAACGGATGGATGAATGGCACTCCAGAAGACTCTAATGCCTCACAAGCTAAAGATGCTATTATTGTAGCTGGAAATTATGAATTCACTGGAATTACTAGAGTTAAAAGTTTGACTATTTCAGGGACGGGAAGTGCTACGGTTGCAGAAAACGCAACATTATATATAGCTAATGATTTACTAGTCGATGATAACTTAATAGTAAACTCTACAAGTAATTCTTATGGAAGTCTATATGTTAACGGTTCTTCAACAGGTAGTATGACTTATAATTTATGGGTTAAAGAATATGATACTAATGACCTAGTCACTGCTCCAGTTTATGGAGAAGATTTCGGTACATTTGCTTCAAGAAACGAAACTAAATTAGCAACGAGTGGATCAAATTCACGAGTAAAAGAATTTGGTCCTTTCATTAAAAACCCAGGAGTTTATTTAAAATGGGATTCATTAAATGAGAAAGATGAAATATTAGAAACAGCAGAAGGATATAGAGCTGCTACGAAAACCACTAGCGACAATATATTATCTTTTAAGGGCCTAAATCACACTACTAATTATAATAAATCCGTTGAACATGCTCCTGCTGGAGCAGCTTCTCAATGGAATTTAATTGGTAACCCGTACACAACTTACCTAAATATCCCTGAATTTGTTAACTATAACAAATCAAAAATGGAGAATGGTAAAGGTGGGGTTTATGCGTATAATGGAACGAACTGGACTGTATATAATGAAAGTAGCACGACACATATGGCGCCAGGCCAAGGGTTCTATATCGCTACACAATTAACTAGTACCACGATGAATTTCATTAGAGGAATGAGAGAAGTTCAAGGAGGAGACGATTTTATAGCAGGAAGAACTACTGCGCCATCTCTTCTAACTTTAAATTTATCTACTTCGGCAGAAGAAAAACATAGTACCGAAATCTATTTTAACGACGAGACTACACTTGGATTAGACCAGGGATTTGACTCTAGTATCTTTGGTAATAATGCTTCTGGATTTACAATGTTTACACAATTAGTAGAATCAAATCCTAGTTATAAATTAGCAATTCAAACTATGCCAAATACGGCCTTAGACAACGAAGGGACTGCTATACCTTTAGGTATTATAGCTCCAAAAGGACAGCAAATTACTATTGATATTAAAGAAAATACTTTAAATAGCACGGCAACTATTATACTTGAAGATACTAAAACAAACACTTGGACGACATTAACAGATAAGGCATATGTTTTTACTGCAGAAGAAAGCTTAAATGGTTTAGGGCGTTTTATATTACATGTTTCTGATGCTAATAGATTAAGTATAGTAGAAAAAAACACATTAGAATCTTTACAATTTTTCACAGGAAATAAGAGTATTAAAATAAAAGGTAATCTAGAAAAGAACACAAAAATAATCGTATACGATATTCAAGGTAGACAAATAAACAATTCTGTTTTATCCAATTCGGTAAACGAATACACTATTAACGCTAACAATTACAGTAGCGGGATATATATTGTGAAAGTTGAAAATCAAGTTGGAAACCGAACTACCAAACGTGTTATTTTAAAATAACATTTTGAATACAAAAAACTTAATTTATATTTGCACTATGAAAAAGGAAAATAAAAATACAGAAATAACTCGTAAAGAAGCCTTAAAAAAAATGGGGAAATACGCTGCGTTCACCGCTGTTGGGACATTTGCAGTACTAAGTCCTTTACGTGCTAACGATAGAAGTACCCCAATTAATCCTGGAGGTGATGGTCAAGCGGGTGGCAATGAAGACACCGGTGTAAATATTAACCCTTCAGCTACTCAGCAAAATTCTTTCGAAGAAACACAAGTGGGCAATACTTCAGTAAAAAGTAACTTCTAATTGCAAGTTAAATTTGCTTATAAATACTTTAAATCTGTTAGTGACTATGTGATATTATGGTTCGAGAAATCGAATGAATACACGATAATCACTAACAGATTATTTTTTTGCATACGTATATTTCTGAACTAAAAAAATAAAAAAGAATGCGTCCTTATATATAAGCAAAAGCTAAATTTTTCTACTAAAGAATCTAAAGAGTTACTTGACGATATAGAACTTTTTTTAAGAGACAGAAGTATTCCTTTGAAAACCGAATTAAAGAGTAAACTAAAAATTGACACCAATTACAGAAACATATCAAAGTCATACAAGACAAGTGACCATAAATTTACAATATATTTTCAAACAGATACTTTATTAGAATACATACATCCTCAGATAGCTCATTTAGAATCCAAATTCGAAACTAAAGCAGACTATTGGTTTGATTTCTACGAAGAAAATAACCAAATTGTTTTTTTTAAGAACAATAATTTTATAAAAAATTATTCCCACACTGGATTTCATAAATTACAAGGGCAATTTAACACAGAATTTATTTGTTCTCTATATTCAAAAAAAGAACATGATTGGTTAGGTATTTTTCACGCTTCAACCATATCTAACAAAAAAGAATCTATCATGCTTATTGGTAAGTCAGGAAGTGGAAAAAGCACTTTAACAACAATTCTGACTAACAGTGGATATAATTTAATAGCAGATGATAACACACCTATTCTTAGAAACAATTTAAACACTTATTATCTACCTGCTGGAATATCTGTCAAACCAGGCGCTTTTTCAAAAATTAAACGTATTGTACATAACTTTGACAATCTTCCTCAAAA contains:
- a CDS encoding T9SS type A sorting domain-containing protein, whose product is MKKIYYLLLVFLLTITHSSFGQEITVATQSFEGVGNWDLNEIPDTGTTQNNVIWGKVSSLSTLVPSAGNQFWGLKNPLTNPNNSVYTLAYESLAIDEYEDVKISFDYMYESTSSIFPSTYATLNIDDTVYYIVLQFSGNTGSNSITIDLNDYPAHPNPTNVSLSIVVNYNIGPPPFGNASNLYTNVNLGFDNFKVKGSITGFTGFIYDNGWMNGTPEDSNASQAKDAIIVAGNYEFTGITRVKSLTISGTGSATVAENATLYIANDLLVDDNLIVNSTSNSYGSLYVNGSSTGSMTYNLWVKEYDTNDLVTAPVYGEDFGTFASRNETKLATSGSNSRVKEFGPFIKNPGVYLKWDSLNEKDEILETAEGYRAATKTTSDNILSFKGLNHTTNYNKSVEHAPAGAASQWNLIGNPYTTYLNIPEFVNYNKSKMENGKGGVYAYNGTNWTVYNESSTTHMAPGQGFYIATQLTSTTMNFIRGMREVQGGDDFIAGRTTAPSLLTLNLSTSAEEKHSTEIYFNDETTLGLDQGFDSSIFGNNASGFTMFTQLVESNPSYKLAIQTMPNTALDNEGTAIPLGIIAPKGQQITIDIKENTLNSTATIILEDTKTNTWTTLTDKAYVFTAEESLNGLGRFILHVSDANRLSIVEKNTLESLQFFTGNKSIKIKGNLEKNTKIIVYDIQGRQINNSVLSNSVNEYTINANNYSSGIYIVKVENQVGNRTTKRVILK
- a CDS encoding phosphoenolpyruvate carboxykinase (ATP); this translates as MKTELKSKLKIDTNYRNISKSYKTSDHKFTIYFQTDTLLEYIHPQIAHLESKFETKADYWFDFYEENNQIVFFKNNNFIKNYSHTGFHKLQGQFNTEFICSLYSKKEHDWLGIFHASTISNKKESIMLIGKSGSGKSTLTTILTNSGYNLIADDNTPILRNNLNTYYLPAGISVKPGAFSKIKRIVHNFDNLPQNYLKNHKGGIKYVPSLEPEVKHVPCNTIVLVNYQPKSKALLEPIDIKTALEILIPDSWISPKPENAKAFLDWISTVTFYKLTYSNNQDVINIFSTIFDND